From the genome of Bordetella sp. H567, one region includes:
- a CDS encoding Bug family tripartite tricarboxylate transporter substrate binding protein: MNPQRRTLLAGMAAAPLLSLPGMARAQAKYPSGPITLIVPFPPGGGTDASSRTIAQAITQLTGWNIVVENRPGAGGNIGLGLLSHANPDGMTIGMGQTSNLAINPSLYKTMPYDARKDFAPIALVSGQPMILVVRQGSAYSTLKSLVEAAKANPGKLNMASAGIGTVGHLAGEMFAKQAGIKIFHVPYPGAARALADLAGGQVDLYFGTPASVLPLMQSGKLQAVAVTSLQRLPVAKDVPTIAELGYAGFEAEDWKALVAPRGTPAAIVESLNRATNEALKQSLTQTRFAAEGSVTLGGSVADASKFMASEYERWGRAVHDSGTKME; encoded by the coding sequence ATGAACCCACAACGCCGCACCCTGCTTGCCGGCATGGCGGCCGCGCCGCTGCTGTCGCTACCTGGAATGGCGCGCGCGCAAGCCAAATATCCGTCGGGCCCGATCACCTTGATCGTGCCGTTTCCGCCAGGCGGCGGCACGGATGCATCGTCGCGCACCATAGCCCAGGCCATCACGCAGTTGACCGGCTGGAACATCGTGGTGGAAAACCGCCCCGGGGCCGGCGGCAACATCGGCCTGGGCCTGCTGTCCCACGCCAATCCCGACGGCATGACCATCGGCATGGGCCAGACTTCCAACCTGGCCATCAACCCGTCGTTGTACAAGACCATGCCCTACGACGCGCGCAAGGACTTCGCGCCCATCGCGCTGGTGTCGGGCCAGCCGATGATCCTGGTGGTGCGCCAGGGGTCGGCCTACAGCACGCTGAAAAGCCTGGTGGAAGCGGCCAAGGCCAATCCCGGCAAACTGAACATGGCCTCCGCGGGCATCGGTACCGTCGGCCATCTGGCGGGTGAAATGTTCGCCAAGCAGGCGGGCATCAAGATTTTCCATGTGCCTTATCCGGGCGCCGCGCGCGCGCTGGCGGACCTGGCAGGCGGGCAGGTGGACCTGTATTTCGGCACGCCGGCCAGCGTGCTGCCCCTGATGCAGTCGGGCAAGCTGCAGGCGGTGGCCGTGACTTCGCTGCAAAGGCTGCCGGTGGCCAAGGACGTGCCCACCATCGCCGAACTGGGCTACGCGGGATTCGAAGCGGAAGACTGGAAAGCGCTGGTCGCGCCACGCGGCACGCCGGCCGCCATTGTGGAAAGCCTTAATCGCGCAACGAACGAGGCGCTGAAGCAGTCGCTGACGCAAACCCGTTTTGCCGCCGAAGGCAGCGTGACCCTGGGCGGCAGCGTGGCGGACGCGTCCAAATTCATGGCGAGCGAGTACGAACGTTGGGGCCGCGCGGTGCACGACTCCGGAACGAAGATGGAATGA
- a CDS encoding CaiB/BaiF CoA transferase family protein, giving the protein MSKPLAGIRVLDLTNVLAGPFCCHQLAHMGADVIKVETPGSGDLARQLGADPELNKAHMGVSFLAQNAGKRSISVNLKHAAGKEVFLRLVRGADVLVENFRPGVMKRLGLGFDVLREHRPDLVYCAISGFGQDGPLKDYPAYDQIIQGMSGVMSITGDPETAPYRVGYPIADTIGGMTAAFAVAAALAEKPRPQGRFIDVSMLEATMATMGWAVSNYLVAGRTPGPMGNENITASPSGTFRTGDGLLNIAANKQEQYEALCRVVGREDLIAHPDYAERHARLRNRFALKAELESALGARGAQEWWPLLTQAGVPSGPVYTVEQALAHPQVSDRGMVATFEDVPGVGRDVRVVRTGFKLDGAAPSVDHPPPMLGQHNDELLAQLGYGADEIRQLKAQGAV; this is encoded by the coding sequence ATGTCCAAGCCCCTGGCAGGCATACGCGTCCTGGACCTGACCAATGTGCTGGCCGGCCCGTTCTGCTGTCATCAACTGGCCCATATGGGCGCCGACGTCATCAAGGTGGAAACGCCGGGCAGCGGCGACCTGGCGCGGCAACTGGGCGCCGATCCCGAATTGAACAAGGCCCATATGGGCGTTTCCTTCCTGGCGCAGAACGCGGGCAAGCGTTCGATATCGGTGAACCTGAAGCATGCGGCCGGCAAGGAAGTCTTCCTGCGCCTGGTGCGCGGCGCCGACGTGCTGGTGGAGAACTTCCGGCCCGGTGTGATGAAGCGGCTGGGCCTGGGATTCGACGTGCTGCGCGAACACCGGCCCGACCTGGTGTACTGCGCGATCTCCGGCTTCGGCCAGGATGGGCCCCTGAAGGACTATCCCGCCTACGACCAGATCATCCAGGGCATGTCTGGCGTGATGAGCATCACCGGGGACCCAGAGACGGCGCCGTATCGCGTGGGTTATCCCATCGCCGACACCATCGGCGGCATGACGGCGGCGTTCGCGGTGGCCGCCGCGCTGGCGGAAAAACCCCGCCCGCAGGGCCGCTTCATCGATGTCTCCATGCTCGAGGCCACGATGGCGACGATGGGCTGGGCGGTGTCGAACTACCTCGTGGCCGGGCGCACACCCGGGCCCATGGGCAACGAGAACATTACCGCCAGCCCGTCGGGCACCTTCCGCACCGGAGACGGCCTGTTGAACATCGCCGCCAACAAGCAGGAACAGTACGAGGCACTGTGCCGCGTCGTGGGGCGCGAGGACCTGATCGCGCATCCCGACTACGCGGAACGCCACGCGCGGCTGCGCAACCGCTTCGCGCTGAAGGCCGAGCTGGAATCGGCGCTGGGTGCGCGCGGCGCGCAGGAATGGTGGCCCTTGCTGACCCAGGCCGGGGTGCCCTCGGGCCCGGTCTATACGGTGGAGCAGGCGCTGGCGCATCCCCAGGTGAGCGATCGCGGCATGGTGGCCACGTTCGAAGACGTGCCCGGCGTGGGACGCGATGTGCGGGTGGTGCGCACCGGCTTCAAGCTGGACGGCGCGGCGCCGTCCGTGGACCACCCGCCGCCCATGCTGGGGCAGCACAACGACGAGTTGCTGGCCCAACTGGGCTATGGCGCCGACGAAATACGGCAGTTGAAAGCGCAGGGCGCCGTATGA
- a CDS encoding enoyl-CoA hydratase/isomerase family protein, with product METSPDNAAAAPVEGSPHVVVERREGWAIVRLAREAKRNALDRRTRIALLRAFDSLQGQARCIVLTGTGASFCAGLDLKERANERAAGQRDTSGDEWIAVNLAIRRHPAVFIAAVNGMALGGGMTLVNSCDLALAAEDAWLGCPELASSAYAGAAGPTGMLSWPRKRVAWMLLTAERIDARTAERWGVINEVVPAGALLARAAELASRIAGFDVAALEETKKSLDHVPAQVRDWEGAMRYGQSVNEAIRARQGRE from the coding sequence ATGGAGACAAGTCCGGACAACGCAGCGGCGGCCCCGGTGGAGGGCTCTCCCCATGTCGTCGTCGAGCGTCGCGAGGGCTGGGCCATCGTCCGCCTCGCGCGCGAGGCCAAGCGCAATGCCTTGGACCGCCGCACGCGCATTGCTTTGTTGCGTGCCTTCGATTCCCTGCAGGGGCAGGCCCGCTGCATCGTGCTGACCGGAACGGGCGCGAGCTTTTGCGCCGGGCTGGACCTGAAGGAGCGCGCGAACGAGCGCGCGGCCGGGCAACGCGATACCTCCGGCGATGAATGGATAGCCGTGAACCTGGCGATACGCCGGCACCCGGCGGTGTTCATCGCCGCCGTCAACGGCATGGCGCTGGGGGGCGGCATGACGCTGGTCAACTCCTGCGACCTGGCGCTGGCGGCCGAGGACGCCTGGCTGGGCTGTCCGGAGCTGGCGTCCTCGGCTTATGCCGGCGCGGCCGGGCCGACCGGCATGCTGTCGTGGCCGCGCAAGCGGGTGGCGTGGATGCTGCTGACGGCGGAACGCATCGATGCCCGCACGGCGGAGCGCTGGGGCGTCATCAACGAAGTCGTGCCGGCCGGCGCGCTGCTCGCGCGGGCCGCCGAATTGGCCAGCCGCATCGCGGGCTTCGACGTCGCGGCGCTGGAAGAAACCAAGAAGTCGCTGGACCACGTGCCCGCCCAAGTCCGCGACTGGGAAGGCGCGATGCGCTACGGACAGAGCGTGAACGAGGCGATCCGCGCGCGCCAGGGGCGGGAATAG
- a CDS encoding IclR family transcriptional regulator — MPRKSATPSLADRNAAEGGVAAVDRALSVLGVFSAATPLLSLAEIAVLTEMHKSTVLRLLASLEHAHLVRRQPDGRYALDAGIVRLHQVYAASFSLESVIMPALRELVALTQESAAFHVRQGDRRLCLHRVDSPRPVRDHIRPGDLLPLDRGAGGRIITAYAGAAGALYARIRREQVAVLVGDRIPEIAGIAAPVFNPDGELLGAMTLTMPTDRFKADYDKPVMQAARKLTHMLGGVYPPPGKD; from the coding sequence ATGCCGCGCAAGTCCGCTACTCCTTCCCTTGCAGACCGGAATGCCGCGGAAGGCGGCGTCGCGGCGGTGGATCGCGCCTTATCCGTACTAGGGGTCTTTTCCGCCGCCACGCCGCTGCTCAGCCTGGCGGAGATCGCCGTGCTGACCGAAATGCACAAAAGCACCGTGCTGCGGCTGCTCGCCTCGCTGGAGCACGCGCACTTGGTACGGCGCCAGCCGGACGGCCGCTATGCATTGGACGCCGGCATCGTGCGCCTGCACCAGGTCTACGCCGCCTCGTTTTCGCTGGAATCGGTCATCATGCCGGCGCTGCGCGAACTCGTCGCGCTCACCCAGGAAAGCGCGGCCTTTCATGTACGGCAGGGGGATCGCCGCCTTTGCCTGCATCGGGTGGACTCACCTCGCCCCGTTCGGGACCACATCCGCCCCGGGGACCTGCTCCCGCTGGATCGCGGCGCGGGCGGCCGCATCATCACCGCCTATGCCGGCGCGGCGGGCGCCCTGTATGCGCGCATACGCCGCGAACAAGTCGCCGTGCTCGTCGGCGACCGCATCCCGGAAATCGCCGGCATCGCGGCGCCGGTATTCAATCCCGACGGCGAGCTTCTGGGCGCGATGACGCTGACGATGCCCACCGACCGCTTCAAGGCCGACTACGACAAGCCCGTCATGCAAGCCGCGCGCAAGCTGACCCACATGCTGGGCGGCGTCTATCCACCGCCCGGCAAGGACTGA
- a CDS encoding Bug family tripartite tricarboxylate transporter substrate binding protein, which produces MKQPWITRLFGALLAFCLAGAASAADDYPSHPINIIVPFSVGGATDLVARLEAKALGQALNTSVVVENRTGGGGVIGWGGAARSAPDGYTLLTLEMSYAIAASLIKSLPYDPDKAFTNITTLVQVPHVLVVHPSVPAKTVQEFIALVKAHPDKYFFGSGGVGTNTHLGGELFNSLAGVKMSHIPFRGAGAALQDLLAGRVQAMITSVPTALPQIRAGKLRALMVASDHRIEALPDVPDAKEVGLPGMNMQFWVGFAAPAGTPRPVVDKLNAAMVKSLQSPDMRAQLKDLALEPVGSTPAQAAKLVQDEIARWHAVMEKAGIKPE; this is translated from the coding sequence ATGAAGCAGCCTTGGATCACCCGCCTGTTCGGCGCCTTGCTGGCGTTCTGCCTGGCCGGCGCCGCGTCGGCGGCCGACGACTACCCCAGTCATCCGATCAACATCATCGTGCCGTTCAGCGTGGGCGGCGCCACGGATCTCGTGGCGCGCCTGGAAGCGAAGGCGCTGGGGCAGGCGCTGAACACCTCCGTCGTGGTGGAAAACCGCACGGGTGGCGGCGGCGTCATCGGCTGGGGCGGGGCAGCGCGTTCCGCGCCGGACGGCTATACCCTGCTGACGCTGGAGATGTCCTACGCCATTGCGGCCAGCCTGATCAAGAGCCTGCCCTACGATCCCGACAAGGCATTCACCAACATCACCACGCTGGTGCAGGTGCCGCACGTGCTGGTGGTGCATCCCTCGGTGCCCGCCAAGACGGTGCAGGAATTCATCGCCCTGGTGAAGGCGCATCCGGACAAGTACTTCTTCGGGTCGGGCGGCGTGGGCACCAATACCCATCTGGGCGGTGAATTGTTCAACAGCCTGGCTGGCGTGAAGATGTCGCACATTCCCTTCCGCGGCGCGGGGGCGGCCCTGCAGGACCTGCTGGCAGGCCGCGTGCAGGCCATGATTACCTCCGTGCCGACCGCGTTGCCGCAGATCCGCGCGGGCAAGCTGCGCGCGTTGATGGTGGCCAGCGATCATCGCATCGAGGCACTGCCCGACGTGCCGGATGCCAAGGAAGTGGGCCTGCCCGGCATGAACATGCAGTTCTGGGTGGGCTTCGCCGCGCCGGCCGGCACGCCGCGGCCAGTCGTGGACAAGTTGAACGCGGCGATGGTGAAGTCGCTGCAAAGCCCGGACATGCGCGCGCAGCTGAAGGACCTGGCGCTGGAGCCGGTCGGCAGCACGCCGGCGCAGGCCGCCAAGCTGGTCCAGGACGAAATCGCCCGTTGGCACGCGGTAATGGAGAAGGCCGGCATCAAGCCGGAATAG